One Fundulus heteroclitus isolate FHET01 unplaced genomic scaffold, MU-UCD_Fhet_4.1 scaffold_47, whole genome shotgun sequence DNA segment encodes these proteins:
- the LOC118560714 gene encoding toll-like receptor 13 translates to MAPAALLLLLLLLNVSACSGFGFRSCTQNYGDSRWMWCFNRGIVNISEVVRMFPENTTLINLSKNEIRAVPPGSFAHFAGLKHLDLNQNKLLFLRGEEFRGLHLMQFLNLSCNQISHIHSDTFKGLVSLNVLLLSQNNLSSVSGLLFNLLPAIQAVDLSFNALKSFSCEECGGSSTLEYLNVSVNHIQEVNVSCFPALKYIKLSNNSELELQPDAFESNQQLRTLLLVSVKLEALMGLSPQTKRNLSHVSFSMLAEKSPWTICDVLRGMDHISKVQVDLKGSKLPQSNVSLLDCPTPTTLIFMEAKLGNVARLSSGRRSTGKLCLTNCGLKQISNSTFEGFAALKTLCLDKNAVVIEPDAFRGMTKLRSLNLDRNRIRDIDPRWFLPLKNLTQLSLMKNEITELEPSVFHALTQLEQLYLQFNLLKSLKNRTFSNLFKLQRLSLSLNIICFIEPGTFQDLKNLRFLDLSGNRLKRVTPYILSGLDTLVHLILYNNRLQFRSYESPFIQLTSLEYLEMRYQGPGGGIGDIGPGFFKGLQKLRCINIGNSVKMNIHADAFAPLTSLKILYIDGVVLKDINLTAVLFPLKSLSKLMLNMADLDTLPANLLPPNNSLRILQVSSNHIHTLNKELLDNLPGLVYFDISQNPLSCTCDNSWFKTWATNNAKTQVVYLYNLRCDNNRSSRHLWQFDDKACSYDQISLMLFITCSTTDVLLVFACLVWHTQGPALRLLLLMAKAKLRGRKKGAGAKFQYDAFISYNSRDEDWVMGQLVPNLERPAPGAQRLKLCLHHRDFRPGAAVLENIEAAIYGSRHTICVVTRSYLQSDWCSVEFQLASLRLLCDGSDVLLLVFLEEIPERCLSPYTRLRRIVHKKTYLLWPENPLEQEAFWVRLMDALRDREESKEAGEIGGEQRLAP, encoded by the exons ATGGCGCCAGcggctcttcttcttcttctgctgctgctaaacGTCTCGGCCTGCAGCGGGTTTGGCTTCAGGAGCTGCACTCAGAATTACGGCGATTCAAGATGGATGTGGTGCTTCAACCGAGGGATCGTTAACATTTCTGAAGTGGTCAGGATGTTCCCTGAGAACACGACTTTAATCAACTTGTCCAAGAACGAGATCAGAGCCGTCCCGCCTGGCTCGTTTGCTCACTTTGCCGGACTCAAACATCTGGACTTGAACCAAAACAAGCTGCTTTTTCTGAGAGGTGAGGAGTTCAGAGGCCTTCACCTCATGCAGTTTCTCAACCTCAGCTGCAACCAAATCTCTCACATCCACTCGGACACGTTTAAGGGACTCGTCAGTCTGAACGTCCTTCTCCTCAGCCAAAACAACCTTTCCAGTGTCTCCGGCCTCCTCTTTAATCTCCTCCCTGCCATCCAAGCGGTGGATCTGTCCTTCAACGCGTTAAAGTCCTTCAGCTGTGAAGAATGCGGCGGCTCCTCAACGCTGGAATATCTGAACGTCTCGGTGAACCACATCCAGGAGGTGAACGTCAGCTGCTTTCCTGCCCTGAAGTACATCAAGCTGTCCAACAACTCAGAGCTGGAGCTGCAGCCGGATGCTTTTGAATCAAATCAGCAGCTGAGGACTCTGCTCCTTGTGTCGGTTAAACTAGAAGCTCTGATGGGGCTGTCGCCGCAGACGAAGAGAAATCTCTCCCACGTATCCTTCTCCATGTTAGCCGAGAAGTCTCCGTGGACGATCTGTGACGTGCTCAGAGGAATGGACCACATCTCCAAAGTGCAG gTCGACTTAAAAGGATCTAAGTTACCTCAGAGCAACGTCAGCCTTCTGGACTGTCCCACCCCGACCACGTTGATATTCATGGAGGCTAAATTAGGGAATGTCGCTCGTCTGTCTTCAGGGAGGAGAAGCACCGGTAAACTTTGTCTCACCAACTGTGGATTAAAGCAGATATCCAATTCAACGTTTGAGGGTTTCGCGGCGCTGAAAACACTTTGCCTCGACAAGAACGCTGTTGTGATTGAGCCAGACGCCTTCAGAGGCATGACCAAGCTCAGATCTTTAAACTTGGACAGGAACAGAATCCGTGACATCGACCCTCGATGGTTCCTCCCTCTGAAAAATCTCACTCAACTGTCTCTCATGAAAAATGAGATCACCGAGCTGGAACCCAGCGTGTTTCACGCCCTGACCCAACTCGAGCAGCTCTACCTGCAGTTCAACCTGCTAAAATCCCTCAAGAACCGCACCTTCAGTAATCTGTTCAAGCTGCAGAGGCTGAGCCTTAGTTtgaatattatttgttttattgaaccGGGAACCTTCCAGGACCTGAAAAACCTAAG ATTCCTTGACCTGAGTGGGAACCGTCTCAAGAGGGTGACTCCATATATTCTGTCTGGCCTTGACACGCTGGTCCACTTGATTCTGTACAACAACCGCCTCCAGTTCAGATCCTATGAATCCCCCTTTATCCAGCTAACTTCACTGGAG TATCTGGAAATGAGATACCAGGGACCAGGAGGTGGCATTGGTGACATCGGACCAGGTTTCTTTAAAGGTCTACAGAAACTGAGATGCATAAACATCGGAAACAGCGTCAAGATGAACATCCATGCCGACGCCTTTGCTCCTCTGACCAGTTTGAAGATCCTGTACATAGATGGAGTGGTTTTAAAGGATATCAACCTGACTGCAGTGCTATTCCCACTAAAAAGCCTTTCAAAACTCATGTTGAACATGGCAGACCTGGACACTCTGCCAGCAAACCTCCTACCTCCGAATAATTCATTGAGAATTCTCCAAGTTTCGTCAAACCACATCCACACGTTAAACAAGGAACTACTGGATAATCTGCCAGG ACTGGTATATTTTGACATTTCACAAAACCCACTAAGCTGCACTTGTGATAACTCTTGGTTCAAGACCTGGGCTACAAACAATGCCAAGACACAG GTGGTCTACCTGTACAACTTGCGGTGTGACAACAACAGGAGTTCCCGCCACCTGTGGCAGTTTGATGACAAGGCCTGCTCCTACGATCAGATTTCTCTGATGCTCTTCATCACCTGTTCCACGACGGACGTGCTGTTGGTGTTTGCGTGTCTGGTTTGGCACACCCAGGGTCCTGCCCTGCGCCTCCTGCTGCTCATGGCCAAAGCAAAGCTCAGAGGGAGGAAGAAGGGCGCGGGGGCTAAATTCCAGTACGACGCCTTCATCTCCTACAACTCCAGGGATGAGGACTGGGTGATGGGACAGCTGGTGCCTAACCTGGAGAGGCCAGCTCCTGGTGCACAGAGGCTCAAACTCTGCCTGCACCACAGAGACTTCCGGCCCGGCGCtgcggttctggagaacatcgaGGCGGCGATCTACGGTTCTCGACATACCATCTGCGTGGTTACGCGCTCCTACCTGCAGAGCGACTGGTGCTCCGTGGAGTTTCAGCTGGCCAGTCTGAGGCTCCTGTGCGACGGGAGCGACGTCCTCCTGTTGGTGTTCCTGGAGGAGATCCCCGAGCGCTGCCTGTCCCCGTACACACGGCTGCGCAGGATTGTGCATAAAAAGACCTACCTGCTGTGGCCGGAGAACCCCCTGGAGCAGGAGGCCTTCTGGGTTCGACTGATGGACGCTttgagagacagagaggagtcGAAGGAGGCGGGAGAAATTGGAGGAGAGCAACGACTGGCTCCATAA
- the LOC105926635 gene encoding toll-like receptor 13: MAPVALLLLLLLLNVSACSGFGFRSCTQNYGDSRWMWCFNRGIVNISEVVRMFPENTTLINLSKNEIRAVPPGSFAHFAGLKHLDLNQNKLLFLRGEEFRGLHLMQFLNLSCNQISHIHSDTFKGLVSLNVLLLSQNNLSSVSGLLFNLLPAIQAVDLSFNALKSFSCEECGGSSTLEYLNVSVNHIQEVNVSCFPALKYIKLSNNSELELQPDVFESNQQLRTLLLVSVKLEALMGLSPQTKRNLSHVSFSMLAEKSPWTICDVLRGMDHISKVQVDLKGSKLPQSNVSLLDCPTPTTLIFMEAKLGNVARLSSGRRSTSKLCLTNCGLKQISNSTFEGFAALKTLCLDKNAVVIEPDAFRGMTTLRSLNLDRNRIRDIDPRWFLPLKTLTQLSLMKNEITELEPSVFHALTQLEQLYLQFNLLKSLKNRTFSNLFKLQRLSLSLNIICFIEPGTFQDLKNLRFLDLSGNRLKRVTPYILSGLDTLVHLILYNNRLQFRSYESPFIQLTSLEYLEMRYQGPGGGIGDIGPDFFKGLQKLRCINIGNSVKMNIHADAFAPLTSLKILYIDGVVLKDINLTAVLFPLKSLSKLMLNMADLDTLPANLLPPNNSLRILQVSSNHIHTLNKELLDNLPGLVYFDISQNPLSCTCDNSWFKTWATNNAKTQVVYLYNLRCDNNRSSRHLWQFDDKACSYDQISLMLFITCSTTDVLLVFACLVWHTQGPALRLLLLMAKAKLRGRKKGAGAKFQYDAFISYNSRDEDWVMGQLVPNLERPAPGAQRLKLCLHHRDFRPGAAVLENIEAAIYGSRHTICVVTRSYLQSDWCSVEFQLASLRLLCDGSDVLLLVFLEEIPERCLSPYTRLRRIVHKKTYLLWPENPQEQEAFWVRLMDALRDREESKEAGEIGGEQRLAP, from the exons ATGGCGCCAGtggctcttcttcttcttctgctgctgctaaacGTCTCGGCCTGCAGCGGGTTTGGCTTCAGGAGCTGCACTCAGAATTACGGCGATTCAAGATGGATGTGGTGCTTCAACCGAGGGATCGTTAACATTTCTGAAGTGGTCAGGATGTTCCCTGAGAACACAACTTTAATCAACTTGTCCAAAAACGAGATCAGAGCCGTCCCGCCTGGCTCGTTTGCTCACTTCGCGGGACTCAAACATCTGGACCTGAACCAAAACAAGCTGCTTTTTCTGAGAGGTGAGGAGTTCAGAGGCCTTCACCTCATGCAGTTTCTCAACCTCAGCTGTAACCAAATCTCCCACATCCACTCGGACACGTTTAAGGGACTCGTCAGTCTGAACGTCCTTCTCCTCAGCCAAAACAACCTTTCCAGTGTCTCCGGCCTCCTCTTTAATCTCCTCCCTGCCATCCAAGCGGTGGATCTGTCCTTCAACGCGTTAAAGTCCTTCAGCTGTGAAGAATGCGGCGGCTCCTCAACGCTGGAATATCTGAACGTCTCGGTGAACCACATCCAGGAGGTGAACGTCAGCTGCTTTCCTGCCCTGAAGTACATCAAGCTGTCCAACAACTCAGAGCTGGAGCTGCAGCCGGATGTGTTTGAATCAAATCAGCAGCTGAGGACTCTGCTCCTTGTGTCGGTTAAACTAGAAGCTCTGATGGGGCTTTCGCCGCAGACGAAGAGAAATCTCTCCCACGTATCCTTCTCCATGTTAGCCGAGAAGTCTCCGTGGACGATCTGTGACGTGCTCAGAGGAATGGACCACATCTCCAAAGTGCAG gtCGACTTAAAAGGATCTAAGTTACCTCAGAGCAACGTCAGCCTGCTGGACTGTCCCACCCCGACCACGCTGATATTCATGGAGGCTAAATTAGGGAATGTCGCTCGTCTGTCTTCAGGGAGGAGAAGCACCAGTAAACTTTGTCTCACCAACTGTGGATTAAAGCAGATATCCAATTCAACGTTTGAGGGTTTTGCGGCGCTGAAAACACTTTGCCTCGACAAGAACGCTGTTGTGATTGAGCCAGACGCCTTCAGAGGCATGACCACGCTCAGATCTTTAAACTTGGACAGGAACAGAATCCGTGACATCGACCCTCGATGGTTCCTCCCTCTGAAAACTCTCACTCAACTGTCTCTCATGAAAAATGAGATCACCGAGCTGGAACCCAGCGTGTTTCACGCCCTGACCCAACTCGAGCAGCTCTACCTGCAGTTCAACCTGCTAAAATCCCTCAAGAACCGCACCTTCAGTAATCTGTTCAAGCTGCAGAGGCTGAGCCTTAGTTtgaatattatttgttttattgaaccGGGAACCTTCCAGGACCTGAAAAACCTAAG ATTCCTTGACCTGAGTGGGAACCGTCTCAAGAGGGTGACTCCATATATTCTGTCTGGCCTTGACACGCTGGTCCACTTGATTCTGTACAACAACCGCCTCCAGTTCAGATCCTATGAATCCCCCTTTATCCAGCTAACTTCACTGGAG TATCTGGAAATGAGATACCAGGGACCAGGAGGTGGCATTGGTGACATCGGAccagatttctttaaaggttTACAGAAACTGCGATGCATAAACATCGGAAACAGCGTCAAGATGAACATCCATGCCGACGCCTTTGCTCCTCTGACCAGTTTGAAGATCCTGTACATAGATGGAGTGGTTTTAAAGGATATCAACCTGACTGCGGTGCTATTCCCACTAAAAAGCCTTTCAAAACTCATGTTGAACATGGCAGACCTGGACACTCTGCCAGCAAACCTCCTACCTCCGAATAATTCATTGAGAATTCTCCAAGTTTCGTCAAACCACATCCACACGTTAAACAAGGAACTACTGGATAATCTGCCAGG ACTGGTATATTTTGACATTTCACAAAACCCACTAAGCTGCACTTGTGATAACTCTTGGTTCAAGACCTGGGCTACAAACAATGCCAAGACACAG GTGGTCTACCTGTACAACTTGCGGTGTGACAACAACAGGAGTTCGCGCCACCTGTGGCAGTTTGATGACAAGGCCTGCTCCTACGATCAGATTTCTCTGATGCTCTTCATCACCTGTTCCACGACGGACGTGCTGTTGGTGTTTGCGTGTCTGGTTTGGCACACCCAGGGTCCTGCCCTGCGCCTCCTGCTGCTCATGGCCAAAGCAAAGCTCAGAGGGAGGAAGAAGGGCGCGGGGGCTAAATTCCAGTACGACGCCTTCATCTCCTACAACTCCAGGGATGAGGACTGGGTGATGGGACAGCTGGTGCCTAACCTGGAGAGGCCAGCTCCTGGTGCACAGAGGCTCAAACTCTGCCTGCACCACAGAGACTTCCGGCCCGGCGCtgcggttctggagaacatcgaGGCGGCGATCTACGGTTCTCGACATACCATCTGCGTGGTCACGCGCTCCTACCTGCAGAGCGACTGGTGCTCCGTGGAGTTTCAGCTGGCCAGTCTGAGGCTCCTGTGCGACGGGAGCGACGTCCTCCTGTTGGTGTTCCTGGAGGAGATCCCCGAGCGCTGCCTGTCCCCGTACACACGGCTGCGCAGGATTGTGCATAAAAAGACCTACCTGCTGTGGCCGGAGAACCCCCAGGAGCAGGAGGCCTTCTGGGTCCGACTGATGGACGCCTTGAGAGACAGAGAAGAGTCGAAGGAGGCGGGAGAAATTGGAGGAGAGCAACGGCTGGCTCCATAA